One genomic window of Nicotiana sylvestris chromosome 10, ASM39365v2, whole genome shotgun sequence includes the following:
- the LOC138878947 gene encoding uncharacterized protein — MEDILKIKQGYSELLREFMDRFQRERMMLPRVPENWSAMAFASNLNEKSSEATRQLKESLREFPATTWNDVYNRYNTKLKIEEYTISQSQKEEKVSSRRAETKKSFDQLIDATAGHELSSFLDAYSRYNQIKMDPLDEEKASFIKDKGTYCCKIMPFGLKNAGATYQRLVTKMFQEHLGKTMEVYIDDILVKSQQSGDHISHLFDTFHILQKFNMKLNPKKCAFGVSSGKFLGFLVSNRGIEVNLAQIKAIEEIPDMLTNNKEVLADCLADFSHGIQFAAEKEQQVFNGCNPGIWTLFTDGSSNVKGAGLELARELGINHIVIKSDSQLVVNQMLGTYTIPRDENVEADALANLASAADVTSNENASVIHLFHSVLDPDKNEYGTVPEDKKKALALRKKATRYCLKQGNLYRKMFGGPLARCLGPSTKYVMREIHEGHCGNHAGGRSLIKRITSTPYHLVGNEQVESTNKVIINNLKKRLEESKGNWPELLLGVLWAYRTTAKTSTGETPFSLVYGAEALILVEIGEPSTRYTQASEESNEEEMRINLDLLEGKREVALIKMATQKQVIERYYNRKARLDTSRLRTSYSRKFFNPRRQLMREN, encoded by the exons atggaagacatTTTAAAAATCAAGCAAGGATATTCAGAGTTGCTTAGAGAGttcatggataggttccagcgtgaaagaatgatgCTACCACGTGTACCTGAAAACTGGTCAGCTATGGCTTTTGCCAGTAATTTGAATGAGAAAAGCTCAGAAGCCACGAGACAACTCAAGGAAAGTCTGCGTGAATTTCCAGCAACAAcctggaatgatgtttacaacagataCAACACGAAGCTAAAGATAGAAGAATATACTATCTCCCAGTCTCAAAAAGAGGAGAAAGTGAGTTCGAGACGCGCAGAAACCAAAAAAAGCTTTG atcaactgattgatgctactgcaggacatgaattgtcaagctttttagatgcgtattcaaggtacaatcagatcaaaatggatccccTAGATGAAGAAAAAGCTTCATTTATAAAAGACAAAGGGACTTACTGTTGTAAAataatgccttttggtctcaaaaacGCTGGTGCCACATATCAAAGATTggtgaccaaaatgttccaagaacatctAGGAAAAACTATGGAAGTCTACATAGATGATATTCTTGTCAAATCTCAACAATCAGGagatcatatatcgcacttgTTTGATACATTTCATATCTTACAAAAATTCAATATGAAGCTAAATCCCAAGAAATGTGCATTCGGCGtttcatcaggtaagtttttgggttttcttgtttctaaccgtggtattgaagtaaatctcgcgcagattaaagccattgaagaaattcctgacaTGCTTACAAATAATAAAGAG GTGTTAGCAGATTGTTTGGCTGATTTTAGCCATGGGATACAATTTGCAGCTGAAAAGGAACAACAAGTGTTTAATGGGTGTAATCCGggaatttggaccttatttactgatggctcatctaatgtgAAAGGGGCAG gtttagaactggcacgtgAACTTGGTATTAATCATATtgtaatcaaaagcgattcgcaGCTTGTAGTTAACCAAATGCTAGGGACTTATACA ATACCAAGAGATGAAAATGTTGAGGCAGACGCCTTAGCCAATCTCGCATCCGCGGCGGACGTGACGagcaatgaaaatgcttctgtaattcatttgtttcattcagtacttgatccagacaaaaatgag tatggaaccgtccctGAAGACAAGAAAAAGGCTCTCGCGCTTCGTAAAAAGGCTACTCGGTACTGTTTAAagcaaggaaatctttatcgaaaaatgtttggtggtcccttagcaagatgcctcgggccTTCAACAAAATATGTAATGAGAGAGATACATGAGGGGCATTGTGGAAATCATGCAGGaggaagatcactg attaaaaggattaccTCAACACCTTATCATCTAGTGGGTAATGAACAAGTTGAATCGACAAATAAGGTCATTATCAATAATTTGAAGAAACGATTGGAagaatccaaaggtaattggccagaattGCTActtggtgttttatgggcataccgcaccacAGCAAAAACAAGTACGGGTGAAACACCATTCTCATTGGTGTACGGAGCTGAAGCCTTAATTTTAGTTGAGATAGGGGAGCCAAGCACGAGGTACACGCAAGCGTCAGAGGAATCCAATGAAGAAGAAATGCGCATAaaccttgatttacttgaaggaaaaagggaagtTGCATTAATAAAAATGGCAACACAAAAacaagtcatagaacgatactataATCGGAAAGCACGTCTAGATACTTCAAGATTGAGGACTtcgtactcaagaaagtttttCAATCCACGAAGGCAGCTAATGCGGGAAAATTAA